One window of the Amycolatopsis mediterranei genome contains the following:
- a CDS encoding glycosyltransferase family 2 protein, giving the protein MPTEPITRRVAFIFPIYNEEENIDLLHRTVDEVTAPLAGKYDFSFLYVDDGSRDGSLAKLTELSARDQRVTVVELSRNFGHQMAVTAGLDLVDADAVVIMDSDMQDPPRVALELIEKWEEGFDVVYAQRRSRQDSAFKKLTAGGFYWFLRKMAAVDIPKNTGDFRLIDRKVVDELRKYRERDRFLRGLVSYIGFKQTAVLFDRDKRHAGVTGYPLRKMLRFAADGILGFSVTPLRMITRMGYLISFLSFVGILYVGGVKLFAPQTAVPGWAFLGIAMFFLGGIQIIMLGVLGSYIGRTYSQVQNRPLYGVASVRTGPGTPVEAREGADAGRGAR; this is encoded by the coding sequence GTGCCCACAGAGCCGATCACCCGCCGGGTGGCGTTCATCTTCCCGATCTACAACGAGGAAGAGAACATCGACCTGCTGCACCGGACGGTGGACGAGGTGACCGCCCCCCTCGCCGGGAAGTACGACTTCAGTTTCCTCTACGTCGACGACGGCAGCCGGGACGGCTCGCTGGCCAAGCTCACCGAGCTCAGCGCCCGCGACCAGCGGGTCACCGTGGTCGAACTGTCCCGCAACTTCGGCCACCAGATGGCCGTCACCGCCGGGCTGGACCTGGTCGACGCCGACGCCGTCGTCATCATGGACAGCGACATGCAGGACCCGCCGCGGGTGGCGCTCGAACTGATCGAGAAGTGGGAAGAGGGCTTCGACGTCGTCTACGCGCAGCGGCGCTCGCGGCAGGACTCGGCGTTCAAGAAGCTCACCGCCGGCGGGTTCTACTGGTTCCTGCGGAAGATGGCCGCGGTCGACATCCCGAAGAACACCGGCGACTTCCGGCTGATCGACCGCAAGGTGGTCGACGAGCTGCGCAAGTACCGCGAGCGCGACCGCTTCCTGCGCGGGCTGGTCAGCTACATCGGCTTCAAGCAGACGGCCGTGCTGTTCGACCGCGACAAGCGGCACGCCGGCGTCACGGGCTACCCGCTGCGCAAGATGCTGCGCTTCGCCGCCGACGGCATCCTCGGCTTCTCGGTGACGCCGCTGCGGATGATCACGCGCATGGGGTACCTGATCTCGTTCCTGAGCTTCGTCGGGATCCTCTACGTCGGCGGCGTCAAGCTGTTCGCCCCGCAGACCGCGGTGCCCGGCTGGGCCTTCCTCGGGATCGCGATGTTCTTCCTCGGCGGCATCCAGATCATCATGCTCGGCGTGCTCGGCAGCTACATCGGCCGCACGTACTCCCAGGTGCAGAACCGGCCGCTCTACGGCGTCGCGTCGGTGCGCACCGGCCCGGGGACGCCGGTCGAGGCCCGCGAGGGCGCCGACGCGGGAAGAGGCGCACGGTGA
- a CDS encoding GtrA family protein, producing MKLISATQLRFGLVGVGNTLVDALGYALLVTLGVPLFVANFISTTTGMLLSFTLNRNFTFRAKDGDVRRQALLFFAVTAFGLWVVQAAIIFAVTAAFPGVNLLLPKFAGIAVGLVWNYVLYNKVVFRQRPAAAEPPVAEVTHD from the coding sequence GTGAAGCTGATCTCGGCGACCCAGCTGCGCTTCGGGCTGGTCGGCGTGGGCAACACCCTCGTCGACGCCCTCGGCTACGCGCTGCTGGTGACGCTGGGCGTCCCGCTGTTCGTGGCGAACTTCATCTCGACGACCACGGGCATGCTGCTCAGCTTCACCCTGAACCGGAACTTCACCTTCCGCGCCAAGGACGGCGACGTCCGCCGCCAGGCGCTGCTGTTCTTCGCCGTCACCGCGTTCGGGCTGTGGGTGGTGCAGGCGGCGATCATCTTCGCCGTCACCGCGGCGTTCCCCGGCGTGAACCTGCTGCTCCCGAAGTTCGCCGGGATCGCGGTCGGCCTGGTCTGGAACTACGTGCTCTACAACAAGGTCGTCTTCCGGCAGCGGCCCGCGGCGGCCGAGCCGCCGGTCGCGGAGGTCACGCATGACTAG
- a CDS encoding mannosyltransferase family protein — MTRTAEPSLTTDQVEPERAETAPAGRRAAWVHGDYARVFAVVLAWNVVLIAVAYLFAPSSPVDEGIPKTGIGSTMSLLAHTYRWDAGNYGEIAVHAYTGSYAPTRAFYPVFPVLVWLVQTVSFGTLGLLAAGFLVNLVATWLAAVALLKIGRHFFDGERAPWLVVAAFLTAPAAFFLHSFYSEAVFCALGFWAYLFALRRQWLWMGLTLIPLTASRITAAVFVGLCFLEFWRSKDWKLRGLLSPNLLWFPAAFLGLGGVLVAMKIQTGDFFASFNALKGVREWSYHQFNPNILGTLWREAKITGHALLGDTPMDAWTLMSHVLPMIGLALLFASSVYVLVALRAKGVPLALFGFASIVMLTMNNNVVSVHRYLLPCLVMYVALVLFGERRPKLRGAVHVVLYANALVCGMIYLRFITGFWSG; from the coding sequence ATGACTAGGACGGCCGAGCCGTCCCTGACCACCGATCAGGTCGAGCCGGAACGCGCGGAGACGGCCCCGGCCGGTCGCCGGGCCGCCTGGGTGCACGGCGACTACGCCCGCGTCTTCGCCGTGGTGCTGGCCTGGAACGTGGTGCTGATCGCCGTCGCGTACCTGTTCGCGCCGTCCAGCCCGGTCGACGAGGGCATCCCGAAGACGGGCATCGGCTCGACGATGAGCCTCCTGGCGCACACCTACCGCTGGGACGCCGGCAACTACGGCGAAATCGCCGTGCACGCCTACACCGGCAGCTACGCCCCGACGCGGGCGTTCTACCCGGTGTTCCCGGTCCTGGTCTGGCTGGTCCAGACGGTCAGCTTCGGCACGCTCGGCCTGCTCGCCGCCGGCTTCCTGGTCAACCTGGTGGCCACCTGGCTGGCCGCGGTGGCGCTGCTGAAGATCGGGCGCCACTTCTTCGACGGCGAGCGGGCCCCGTGGCTGGTCGTCGCGGCGTTCCTCACCGCACCCGCCGCGTTCTTCCTGCACTCGTTCTACAGCGAGGCGGTGTTCTGCGCGCTGGGCTTCTGGGCCTACCTGTTCGCGCTGCGCCGCCAATGGCTCTGGATGGGACTGACGCTCATCCCGCTGACGGCCTCCCGCATCACGGCGGCGGTGTTCGTCGGCCTGTGCTTCCTGGAGTTCTGGCGGTCGAAGGACTGGAAGCTGCGCGGCCTGCTGTCGCCGAACCTGCTGTGGTTCCCGGCGGCGTTCCTCGGTCTCGGCGGCGTGCTGGTCGCCATGAAGATCCAGACCGGGGACTTCTTCGCCAGCTTCAACGCGCTCAAGGGCGTGCGGGAGTGGTCGTACCACCAGTTCAACCCGAACATCCTCGGCACGCTCTGGCGCGAAGCCAAGATCACCGGTCACGCGCTGCTCGGGGACACCCCGATGGACGCGTGGACGCTGATGAGCCACGTGCTGCCGATGATCGGCCTGGCACTGCTGTTCGCGTCCTCGGTGTACGTCCTGGTGGCGCTGCGCGCGAAGGGTGTCCCGCTGGCGTTGTTCGGGTTCGCGTCGATCGTGATGCTGACGATGAACAACAACGTGGTGTCGGTCCACCGCTACCTGCTGCCGTGCCTGGTGATGTACGTGGCACTGGTCCTGTTCGGCGAGCGCCGCCCGAAGCTGCGTGGCGCGGTGCACGTGGTCCTGTACGCGAACGCGCTGGTCTGCGGAATGATCTACCTGCGCTTCATCACCGGTTTCTGGTCCGGCTGA